TCAATTTATCAATTAGTAAAAGAATATCCTGTTCAGAGATATCGTCATAATAAAATTCTTCATAGTCAATCCCAATTTTCTCTGAATCCTTCTTCTTTAAATTAACATAAATTCTAGATGCAGGATCATCGCCTACCAAAACAGTTGCCAGTTTGGGGTGAAGGCCGTTTTTTTTATATTCTGATACTTTTTCTGCAAGCTCATTTGCTATTTTGAGAGATAAGGCCTTACCGTCCAGTATTTTTGTGGTCATAGATTTATTGGGAATTTTTTGCAGAGATCCCTTACCTCCGCTCTTACTTTTTCAGGCGCGCAGTCATCCTTCTTCTGAAGCACTCTGTTAATCATCCCAGCTATATGTTTCATTTCCGATTCCTTCATTCCTCTAGAAGTAATTGCAGGAACACCTAATCTAAGCCCAGAAGTAACGTTAGGTGGCTTTGGATCATATGGTATAACATTTCTGTTTGCTGTAATGCCTGCACTCTCCAATAACTCTTGCGCTTCTTTTCCTGTAATGTTATTATTTCTTAAATCCATCAAGAGTAAGTGATTATCAGTTCCCCCGGTGATAAGATCATATCCAAGTGACAAAAGTTCTTCAGATAAAACTTTACAATTATTTATAATTTGTCTTTGGTAGTTGATGAAATCTTCTCCCATTGCCTCCTTGAAGCAAACAGCTTTTGCTGCTATTGTATGCATCATTGGACCACCTTGGGCAAAGGGGAATACGGCTTTATCGATTGCTTTTTTGTGTTCTTCCCTACAAAGTATTAATCCCCCTCTTGGGCCTCTTAAAGTCTTGTGGGTCGTAGATGTTACAAAGTCACAGTAAGGAACGGGAGATTTATGGAATCCACATGCAACTAGTCCTGCAATGTGTGCCATATCTGCCATCAAAAGAGCACCAACTTCATCTGCAATTTCTCTAAATCCTTTGAAATCTATCTCTCTTGGATATGAACTAGCGCCTGTTACAATAAGTTTAGGTTTTAATTCAATGGCTTTTTGTCGTACTTCATTTAAATCGATTCTATAAGTATTTTTATTAACACCATAAAACTGAAAGTTGTAAAATTTTCCAGAAAAATTAACAGGGGATCCGTGCGATAAATGCCCCCCACAGGATAGATCCATCCCTAAGACAGTATCCCCAACATCTAAACATGAAAAATATACTGCCATATTAGCCTGTGTTCCTGAGTGAGCCTGTACGTTTGCATGATCTGCTTTAAAAAGTTTTTTTGCCCTTTCGATGGCGAGAGATTCTGCAACGTCAACAAATTTGCATCCACCATAATACCTTTTTCCGGGGTAACCTTCGGCATATTTATTGGTCATAACAGACCTTTGCGCTTCAAGAACTGCGTTGCTTGTAAAATTCTCACTCGCTATAAGTTCAAGTCCTTCATTTTGACGATTTTTTTCATCTTCAATTGCATTAAAAATTTCGACATCAACTTGATCCAATGATTTCATAAAACCACGACTATGATTACAAATGCCTAAATCTCTTATAAATATTTTGCTATTTGCCAATATCAAGATATTCGCATATTGCTATTTTATGGCACTAATGTTTCATAATAGTTAATTTTATATACTGATTAGGTAGGATAATATATTATTCTGGCATGAAATAGAGGAATTACTATGGTAAAAGATATTTGTATCTTAAGGGGAAGAACTATTGATGAGCAAGAAAAGTTAATCATCAAAGCTTTAATAAGAAATCCCAGAAGCAGCGATAATCAAATAAGCAAGGCGACAAGAGTTCCCGTAAGAACCGTCTACAGAAAAAGGAAGAAACTTGAAGAAGAGGGCATTATTCATTATTATCTAAATGTAAATCTAGATAAGTCGGGTATCGGGAAAATAAATGCCAGACATCTCTATCTAATAAAATTTAAACTTGGCCTCCCATATACTCAATTTATTCGGGAGATTAATGAAGAAAATAATGTTAGAACAGTATTTACTGAGCATATTTACCAATCATTCCTTGCAGAGGTTGATGGGAGAGTTGCTCTTGTTATGATTTTAGAAGGAGAAAGGGATGAGGACATAGTAGAAAACTTTAACAAAATAATTGTTCCATCTTTAAAGAAAAATCATGGCCCCGATTCTATAGAAGATGTCCAGACAATAAGGCTTTCAGATCCGATAAGATTCTTCCACAATTATATGCCAATGTTAAATATAAAAAACGGAAGAATTAGGGATGACTGGAGAGATGAATTACTTTTTATTACCTAATTTTATTTGATTATTTTAGGCCATTTTATCTTTTTTTTAGTCCTTATTAGACCTAAATTAGCCATTATATAACAGTAAGTATTAAATACTAGATGATACTTCTTTTTTCTATCAAATACCTAGACAAATGGGTAGATATAAAAAATATTTTTGGAGGAATTAAATGGACAAAGAACAGGTAAAGAAAATAATTAAGGATAAGAACATAAAATACGTTAGATTGCAATTTGTGGATATGCTTGGGAT
The genomic region above belongs to Methanofastidiosum sp. and contains:
- a CDS encoding Lrp/AsnC family transcriptional regulator, encoding MVKDICILRGRTIDEQEKLIIKALIRNPRSSDNQISKATRVPVRTVYRKRKKLEEEGIIHYYLNVNLDKSGIGKINARHLYLIKFKLGLPYTQFIREINEENNVRTVFTEHIYQSFLAEVDGRVALVMILEGERDEDIVENFNKIIVPSLKKNHGPDSIEDVQTIRLSDPIRFFHNYMPMLNIKNGRIRDDWRDELLFIT
- the glyA gene encoding serine hydroxymethyltransferase, translated to MKSLDQVDVEIFNAIEDEKNRQNEGLELIASENFTSNAVLEAQRSVMTNKYAEGYPGKRYYGGCKFVDVAESLAIERAKKLFKADHANVQAHSGTQANMAVYFSCLDVGDTVLGMDLSCGGHLSHGSPVNFSGKFYNFQFYGVNKNTYRIDLNEVRQKAIELKPKLIVTGASSYPREIDFKGFREIADEVGALLMADMAHIAGLVACGFHKSPVPYCDFVTSTTHKTLRGPRGGLILCREEHKKAIDKAVFPFAQGGPMMHTIAAKAVCFKEAMGEDFINYQRQIINNCKVLSEELLSLGYDLITGGTDNHLLLMDLRNNNITGKEAQELLESAGITANRNVIPYDPKPPNVTSGLRLGVPAITSRGMKESEMKHIAGMINRVLQKKDDCAPEKVRAEVRDLCKKFPINL
- a CDS encoding tetrahydrofolate dehydrogenase/cyclohydrolase catalytic domain-containing protein, whose product is MTTKILDGKALSLKIANELAEKVSEYKKNGLHPKLATVLVGDDPASRIYVNLKKKDSEKIGIDYEEFYYDDISEQDILLLIDKLNKRTDIHGILVQLPLPKHIDSNKVLERIDPIKDVD